The Mycolicibacterium parafortuitum nucleotide sequence GCGCGGGGTTCGATCCGGCGCCTACGTGCGGCGCACCGGCGACGATGTGCAGCCCGGTGATGTCGCGGTGCGCGCGGGCGCGATCATCGGCCCGGCCCAGGTCGGTCTGCTCGCCGCGGTCGGACGCGAGCGGGTGCTGGTGCATCCGCGGCCGCGGCTGACCGTGATGTGCGTCGGTGGCGAGCTCGTCGACATCTCGCGCACACCGGGCAACGGGCAGGTCTACGACGTCAACTCCTATGCGCTGGCCGCCGCGGGGCGCGACGCCGGCGCCGAGGTGAACCGGGTCGGCATCGTGCCCACCGATCCTCACCAGTTGCGGGAGGTCGTGGAGGGACAGCTCAGCCGTGCCGAGATCGTCGTGATCGCCGGGGCGGTCGGCGGCGCCGCCGCGGAAGGCGTGCGCACGGTCCTGTCGCAACTCGGGGACATGGAGGTCACCCGGATCGCGATGCATCCCGGATCGGTCCAGGGGTTCGGCCAGCTCGGTCCCGACGGCGTGCCGGTGTTCCTGCTGCCCGCCAACCCGGTCAGCGCGTTGGTGGTGTTCGAGGTGATGGTGCGGCCGCTGATCCGGCTGTCGCTCGGCAAGCGCCAGGCGATGCGGCGGATCGTGTCGGCGCGCGCGTTGTCCCCGATCAGTTCCGTCGCCGGTCGCAAGGGCTATCTGCGGGGGCAGTTGATGCGCGACCAGGACACCGGAGAGTACCTCGTGCAGGCCCTCGGCGGCGCGCCCGGCGCGTCGTCGCATCTGCTGGCCACGCTCGCCGAAGCAAACTGTCTGGTGATCGTTCCGAGTGAGGCCGAGCAGATCAGAACGGGCGAGACCGTCGACGTCGCCTTCCTGGCACAGCGCGGCTGAGCGCGCGGTCCAGCG carries:
- the glp gene encoding molybdotransferase-like divisome protein Glp → MRSVEEQQARVAAAAVAPRPVRVAIAEAQGLMCAEEVVTERPLPGFDQAAIDGYAVRSVDVLGLGGAADGEDDDEAGDGGRPREISLPVMGLIEAGARTPSRLQPRQAARVQTGAPMPTLADAVLPLRWTDGGESRVRVLRGVRSGAYVRRTGDDVQPGDVAVRAGAIIGPAQVGLLAAVGRERVLVHPRPRLTVMCVGGELVDISRTPGNGQVYDVNSYALAAAGRDAGAEVNRVGIVPTDPHQLREVVEGQLSRAEIVVIAGAVGGAAAEGVRTVLSQLGDMEVTRIAMHPGSVQGFGQLGPDGVPVFLLPANPVSALVVFEVMVRPLIRLSLGKRQAMRRIVSARALSPISSVAGRKGYLRGQLMRDQDTGEYLVQALGGAPGASSHLLATLAEANCLVIVPSEAEQIRTGETVDVAFLAQRG